The following proteins come from a genomic window of Methanoculleus caldifontis:
- a CDS encoding radical SAM/SPASM domain-containing protein encodes MSGDLNAGNGPRIVSWNVTSRCTLACAHCSIDADEHGSPGELDTGEGKALIDGIAALGRPILVLSGGEPLLRPDIFDLAAHAAGRGLRVAMGTSGVLIDDAAAARIREAGIGRVAVSIDSTDPAVHDAFRGVDGAWERAVDGIRALRGVGIPVQINASIGGAGAAEVDGIVAFGKDLGVFDYQFFFLVPTGRAEDLAGIPPEACEAAIGRILAHAGEPGLSVRPTCAPQFVRVAAGMGLDTGGWGRGCIAGTAYCRITPAGDVTPCPYLPVAVGNVRETPFGEIWHGSPVFAALRDPDRLGGKCGECEYRRACGGCRARAYGVRRRRDDACGVPVRSWGAAGDILAEDPGCPYLPGGGG; translated from the coding sequence ATGAGCGGGGACCTGAACGCCGGGAACGGGCCGCGCATCGTCTCCTGGAACGTCACGTCGCGGTGTACCCTCGCCTGCGCCCACTGCTCCATCGACGCGGACGAACACGGGTCGCCCGGCGAACTCGATACCGGCGAAGGGAAGGCCCTGATCGATGGGATAGCCGCCCTCGGGAGGCCGATCCTTGTCCTCAGCGGCGGTGAGCCCCTCCTCCGGCCCGATATCTTCGACCTCGCCGCCCACGCCGCCGGTCGCGGGCTCCGGGTCGCGATGGGGACGAGCGGCGTCCTGATCGACGACGCGGCCGCGGCCCGGATCCGGGAGGCCGGCATCGGGAGGGTGGCGGTCAGCATCGACTCGACGGACCCGGCCGTCCACGACGCTTTCCGGGGCGTCGACGGTGCATGGGAGCGGGCGGTCGACGGCATCCGCGCTCTCCGGGGGGTGGGCATCCCCGTCCAGATCAACGCCTCGATCGGCGGGGCCGGCGCCGCCGAGGTCGACGGGATCGTCGCGTTCGGGAAGGATCTCGGCGTCTTCGACTACCAGTTCTTCTTCCTGGTCCCGACGGGCCGGGCGGAAGACCTCGCCGGCATCCCGCCGGAAGCCTGCGAGGCGGCGATCGGGCGCATCCTCGCGCACGCCGGGGAACCGGGGCTCTCGGTCCGGCCGACCTGCGCCCCGCAGTTCGTCCGGGTTGCCGCAGGGATGGGGCTCGATACCGGCGGGTGGGGCAGGGGGTGCATCGCCGGCACGGCCTACTGCCGGATCACCCCGGCCGGGGACGTGACGCCCTGCCCGTACCTCCCCGTCGCGGTCGGCAACGTCCGCGAGACGCCCTTCGGCGAGATCTGGCACGGCTCCCCCGTCTTTGCCGCGCTCCGCGACCCCGACCGCCTGGGAGGGAAGTGCGGGGAGTGCGAGTACCGCCGGGCCTGCGGCGGGTGTCGCGCACGTGCCTACGGGGTCAGGCGGCGGCGGGACGACGCCTGCGGGGTGCCGGTCCGCTCATGGGGGGCGGCCGGGGATATCCTCGCGGAGGACCCCGGCTGCCCTTACCTGCCGGGCGGGGGGGGGTGA
- a CDS encoding cupredoxin domain-containing protein — protein sequence MKRVLGLLILTLVVGCAALSAGAAAQEEGAENATAGPRVSIVEPTEGAILAGNVTVRVNLTNFTLVEPPGEPDAPGGGLLHYYLDAPVPANASAPAVPETGWYAASTNTTHTWENVTPGEHNLSVQLVNDDGTPLVPLVFETVNVTVGDDAAVMNLTAADFAFDTEAITVPAGAVVTVFFRNEDQGIPHNLAVYDSSLRSERFFMGEFITGPAETVYTFIAPSLPGTYYFQCDAHPFMNGDFIVG from the coding sequence ATGAAGAGAGTATTGGGTCTTCTGATCCTCACCCTGGTGGTGGGGTGTGCGGCCCTCTCCGCCGGGGCGGCCGCCCAGGAGGAGGGTGCGGAGAACGCGACCGCCGGACCGCGGGTCTCCATCGTCGAGCCCACCGAGGGGGCGATTCTGGCCGGGAACGTGACCGTCCGGGTGAACCTGACCAACTTCACCCTCGTCGAGCCCCCCGGAGAGCCGGACGCTCCGGGCGGGGGCCTGCTGCACTACTACCTGGACGCCCCGGTCCCGGCGAACGCGAGCGCTCCCGCCGTCCCGGAGACCGGCTGGTACGCCGCCTCCACGAACACCACCCACACCTGGGAGAACGTGACGCCGGGCGAGCACAACCTCTCGGTGCAGCTCGTCAACGACGACGGGACGCCGCTCGTCCCGCTCGTCTTTGAGACGGTGAACGTCACCGTCGGGGACGATGCCGCCGTGATGAATCTCACTGCAGCGGATTTCGCGTTCGATACGGAGGCCATCACGGTCCCGGCAGGAGCCGTCGTGACGGTCTTCTTCAGGAACGAGGACCAGGGCATCCCCCACAACCTCGCGGTTTACGACAGTTCACTCCGGTCGGAACGGTTCTTCATGGGCGAGTTCATCACGGGGCCTGCCGAGACCGTCTACACCTTCATAGCACCTTCATTGCCGGGGACCTACTACTTCCAGTGCGACGCCCATCCTTTCATGAACGGCGACTTCATCGTGGGGTGA
- the cooS gene encoding anaerobic carbon-monoxide dehydrogenase catalytic subunit: MTMESNRISYHDSVRTVYERLRRDGMSNVWDRYEAQGLGKDPDKRCGYCQAGARCDFCSNGPCRADASRNHRGVCGINADGMAMRMMLLRNVMGASNYHFHAAQAVRTLRATAEGKTPFSIAEPEKLRSFAGRLGIETGGSDAEVALRLCDFVEEDFHRFTHEPSRIVERLAPPERKEAWKRLKLFPGGIYGETIVDTASTLTNVDGWFASHAMRAMRLGVAMAYQSQIVLEYIQDILYGIPRPHPMRVDLGVLDPDYVNILPNGHEPFLGFALIDLARTGEWQQKAKDAGAKGLRIIANIETGQELIQRREMDEVFYGYTGNWIMQEAVLATGAVDVFAADMNCSLPLDPIYAEKYHFKLIPVSEVVVFEGGTDRLEYVPEEAKEQAATLLRMGVENFKERHNTIEPIRGLPVREAVVGFAPESIVDALGGSLDPLLGAIKDGTIRGIVGLVSCTTLRDSGQDVHTVAVAENLIARDVLVLGMGCGVAGLQVAGLCSPEAKEKAGPGLKGLCTALGVPPVLGFGTCTDTGRCADLLLSVSEALGGVPLPDLPVAVAAPEYMEQKATIDALFALALGLYTYVNPIPTVTGGPDLVKLLTEDLPGITGGVLHVETDAKAATDGILAHIEGKRAKLGL, from the coding sequence ATGACCATGGAGAGCAACAGGATCTCATACCACGACTCGGTGAGGACCGTCTACGAGCGGCTCAGGAGAGACGGCATGTCCAACGTCTGGGACCGTTACGAGGCGCAGGGCCTCGGGAAAGACCCCGACAAGCGGTGCGGCTACTGCCAGGCTGGAGCACGATGCGACTTCTGCTCGAACGGCCCCTGCCGGGCGGACGCCTCCCGGAACCACCGGGGCGTCTGCGGGATCAACGCCGACGGCATGGCGATGCGGATGATGCTTCTTCGAAACGTCATGGGCGCGTCGAACTACCACTTCCACGCAGCGCAGGCGGTCCGCACCCTCCGGGCGACCGCGGAGGGGAAGACCCCGTTCTCGATCGCGGAGCCGGAGAAACTCCGGTCGTTTGCGGGACGGCTCGGCATCGAGACCGGCGGAAGCGACGCCGAGGTCGCGCTCCGGCTCTGCGACTTCGTGGAGGAGGACTTCCACCGGTTCACCCACGAGCCGAGCCGGATCGTGGAGCGGCTCGCTCCCCCTGAGCGGAAAGAGGCCTGGAAACGGCTCAAACTCTTCCCCGGCGGGATCTACGGGGAGACGATCGTCGATACGGCCTCGACCCTCACGAACGTCGACGGCTGGTTCGCGAGCCACGCCATGCGGGCGATGCGCCTCGGCGTCGCGATGGCCTACCAGAGCCAGATCGTCCTCGAATATATCCAGGACATCCTCTACGGCATCCCCCGCCCGCACCCGATGCGGGTCGACCTTGGGGTGCTCGACCCCGACTACGTCAACATCCTCCCGAACGGCCACGAACCCTTCCTCGGGTTTGCCCTCATCGACCTCGCCCGCACCGGCGAGTGGCAGCAGAAGGCGAAGGATGCGGGGGCGAAGGGCCTCCGGATCATCGCGAACATCGAGACCGGGCAGGAGCTGATCCAGCGGAGGGAGATGGACGAGGTCTTCTACGGCTACACGGGGAACTGGATCATGCAGGAGGCGGTCCTCGCCACCGGGGCGGTGGACGTCTTTGCCGCCGACATGAACTGCTCCCTCCCGCTCGACCCCATCTACGCCGAGAAGTACCACTTCAAGCTGATCCCGGTGAGCGAGGTCGTGGTCTTCGAGGGCGGAACGGACCGGCTCGAGTACGTCCCCGAGGAGGCAAAGGAGCAGGCGGCGACTCTCCTCCGGATGGGGGTCGAGAACTTCAAGGAGCGGCACAACACGATCGAACCGATCCGGGGCCTTCCCGTGCGGGAGGCGGTCGTCGGCTTTGCTCCCGAGAGCATCGTCGATGCGCTCGGCGGGAGCCTCGACCCGCTGCTCGGTGCTATCAAGGACGGGACGATCCGGGGAATCGTGGGGCTCGTCTCCTGCACCACGCTGCGTGATTCCGGGCAGGACGTCCACACCGTTGCGGTCGCGGAGAACCTGATCGCCCGCGACGTCCTGGTGCTCGGGATGGGCTGCGGGGTCGCGGGCCTCCAGGTCGCCGGGCTCTGCTCCCCGGAGGCGAAGGAGAAGGCCGGGCCGGGGCTGAAAGGCCTCTGCACGGCGCTCGGTGTTCCGCCGGTGCTCGGTTTCGGGACCTGCACCGATACCGGCAGGTGCGCCGACCTCCTCCTCTCGGTCTCCGAAGCCCTCGGCGGCGTCCCCCTCCCCGACCTCCCGGTCGCCGTCGCGGCTCCTGAGTACATGGAGCAGAAGGCGACGATCGACGCTCTGTTTGCGCTCGCGCTCGGCCTCTACACCTACGTCAACCCGATCCCGACCGTGACCGGGGGGCCGGACCTGGTGAAACTCCTCACCGAGGACCTGCCCGGCATCACGGGCGGGGTGCTCCACGTCGAAACGGACGCAAAGGCGGCGACGGACGGGATCCTCGCGCACATCGAGGGGAAGCGGGCAAAACTGGGGCTCTAA
- a CDS encoding TrmB family transcriptional regulator: MDEMIRNLMTLGLTEYEARVYAALVGIGEGSARQVHEASGVPRPRVYDIAEGLAGRGFITVRRGNPHIYIPAEPAVVIHHLKTAADAAATAAVQALDALSLDARSKNSPIWYVQGEWSIRRHVESLASGVTRDLAVVCLDYREIGEFARLIAGASREHPVSVLLPNGKRGIRKPLGDASLYVPKPFCTFFQENIFEKLYCGPIPVDGSAFLLEYIFIADDRVCMIVYREDGVRNAVVITLPFISCVQRQFVNRMIANADCIDGPAEAGAGLRPSST, from the coding sequence ATGGACGAGATGATCCGGAACCTGATGACGCTCGGGCTGACGGAGTACGAGGCCCGGGTCTACGCGGCCCTTGTGGGGATCGGGGAGGGGAGCGCCCGCCAGGTACACGAGGCGAGCGGGGTTCCCCGGCCGCGGGTCTACGACATCGCCGAAGGGCTTGCCGGCAGGGGTTTCATCACCGTCCGGCGCGGGAACCCCCACATCTACATCCCCGCCGAGCCCGCCGTCGTCATCCACCACTTAAAGACCGCCGCCGATGCCGCGGCGACGGCGGCGGTGCAGGCGCTCGACGCCCTCTCGCTCGACGCCCGGTCGAAGAACTCGCCGATCTGGTACGTGCAGGGCGAGTGGAGCATCCGGCGCCACGTGGAGTCGCTCGCCAGCGGCGTCACCCGCGACCTCGCGGTCGTCTGCCTGGACTACCGGGAGATCGGCGAGTTCGCCCGGCTGATCGCCGGTGCGTCGCGGGAGCACCCCGTGAGCGTCCTCCTCCCGAACGGCAAGCGCGGGATCCGAAAGCCGCTCGGAGATGCCTCCCTCTACGTCCCGAAGCCGTTCTGCACCTTCTTCCAGGAGAACATCTTTGAGAAGCTCTACTGCGGGCCGATCCCGGTGGACGGGTCGGCGTTCCTGCTCGAGTACATCTTCATCGCCGACGACCGGGTCTGCATGATCGTCTACCGCGAAGACGGGGTCCGTAACGCCGTCGTGATCACCCTGCCGTTCATCTCCTGCGTCCAGCGGCAGTTCGTCAACCGGATGATCGCGAACGCCGACTGCATCGACGGCCCGGCGGAGGCCGGGGCCGGTCTGCGGCCCTCCTCCACGTAA
- a CDS encoding DUF2115 domain-containing protein, whose protein sequence is MRLNSILNRLLRLIGREGRDRSGAGSDDACSLLIDLFAGDSGEAGPGGTVSVEAIRAACRRMQGAKTKDELLHIIADEVAAFDLHDLEQMNARFERKAAHLPEGYRDRLLASVREEIFAAHHRLVLLSRNGGGSDEPPDPALGAYCSMVAEACAAKAREKDPKYLYLKYLLSAFTIFILEEPAHPVGTPFPGGQIVDEWEGTYLCPVRDKADDVPFALCPFCPAVQSDEPTYPEMRARREERRRRENLANYWTNYKG, encoded by the coding sequence ATGCGGCTCAATAGCATCCTGAACCGCCTGCTGCGGCTTATCGGCCGGGAAGGCCGGGACCGTTCCGGGGCAGGCTCCGACGACGCCTGCTCCCTCCTCATCGACCTCTTCGCCGGGGATAGCGGCGAGGCGGGACCGGGAGGAACGGTATCGGTGGAGGCGATCCGTGCGGCCTGCCGCCGGATGCAGGGCGCGAAGACGAAGGATGAACTCCTCCATATCATCGCCGACGAAGTGGCGGCGTTCGACCTGCACGACCTCGAGCAGATGAACGCCCGGTTCGAGCGGAAGGCCGCCCACCTCCCGGAGGGATACCGCGACCGTCTCCTCGCAAGCGTCAGGGAGGAGATCTTCGCGGCGCACCACCGGCTGGTCCTTCTCTCGCGCAACGGGGGCGGCTCCGACGAGCCCCCGGACCCGGCGCTCGGCGCCTACTGCTCGATGGTGGCGGAGGCCTGCGCCGCAAAGGCGCGGGAGAAGGACCCGAAATATCTCTACCTGAAGTACCTCCTCTCCGCGTTCACCATCTTCATCCTCGAGGAGCCCGCCCACCCGGTCGGCACCCCCTTCCCCGGCGGCCAGATCGTCGACGAGTGGGAGGGGACCTACCTCTGCCCGGTCAGGGATAAGGCCGACGACGTTCCTTTTGCCCTCTGCCCCTTCTGCCCCGCGGTCCAGAGCGACGAGCCGACCTACCCGGAGATGCGGGCCCGCCGCGAGGAGCGGAGGCGGCGCGAGAACCTCGCGAATTACTGGACGAATTATAAGGGATGA
- a CDS encoding cupin domain-containing protein, whose protein sequence is MKIVDVAEEPIGENPHHVDARKVYDTEHATAVVITLAPGESLKKHITPVDVFFYVLEGTGIVEIGDERAEVWKDHLVESPAKIPHRWTNESDQTFKVLVVKVPRPTTETRLL, encoded by the coding sequence ATGAAGATTGTTGACGTAGCAGAGGAGCCGATCGGCGAGAACCCGCACCACGTCGACGCCCGGAAGGTCTACGACACCGAGCACGCGACGGCGGTGGTGATCACCCTCGCCCCCGGAGAGTCATTGAAGAAGCACATCACCCCGGTGGACGTCTTCTTCTACGTCCTTGAAGGGACCGGGATCGTCGAGATCGGCGACGAACGCGCCGAGGTCTGGAAGGACCACCTGGTCGAGAGCCCGGCGAAGATCCCGCACCGCTGGACGAACGAGAGCGATCAAACCTTCAAGGTGCTCGTGGTGAAGGTCCCGCGTCCGACGACCGAGACGAGACTGCTGTAA
- a CDS encoding cupin domain-containing protein, which translates to MAKENRAELQGKVLRLADLVAYQDGTVASRMIINNRSGSITLFSFDEDEGLSEHTAPYDAVVTILDGECEVWVAGETSRMREGETIIFPANVPHALSAITRFKMSLTMIRE; encoded by the coding sequence ATGGCTAAAGAGAATCGTGCAGAGTTACAGGGGAAGGTCCTCCGGCTGGCGGACCTCGTCGCCTACCAGGACGGGACCGTGGCAAGCAGGATGATCATCAACAACCGGTCGGGGAGCATCACCCTCTTCTCGTTCGACGAGGACGAGGGGCTCTCGGAACATACCGCGCCCTACGATGCGGTCGTGACGATCCTCGACGGCGAGTGCGAGGTCTGGGTCGCGGGCGAGACATCCCGGATGCGCGAGGGCGAGACGATCATCTTCCCGGCGAACGTCCCCCACGCCCTCTCGGCCATAACCCGGTTCAAGATGTCGCTCACGATGATACGGGAGTGA
- a CDS encoding NAC family transcription factor has protein sequence MTNEKEGDYCTICGGVRPDAIKIRTVLVDGKETGINQLDLIVSGVRDLNLKDDAAAREELLKRAGAFNFIPTKKREAYADALMKEYKAALK, from the coding sequence ATGACGAACGAGAAGGAAGGCGACTACTGCACCATATGCGGCGGGGTCCGGCCGGACGCGATCAAGATCCGGACGGTCCTCGTGGACGGGAAGGAGACCGGCATCAACCAGCTCGACCTCATCGTCTCCGGCGTGCGGGACCTGAACCTCAAGGATGACGCCGCCGCCCGCGAAGAACTCCTCAAAAGGGCCGGGGCGTTCAACTTCATCCCGACAAAGAAGCGGGAAGCCTACGCCGATGCCCTGATGAAGGAATATAAGGCAGCTTTGAAGTGA